A genomic stretch from Vanrija pseudolonga chromosome 6, complete sequence includes:
- the SUGCT gene encoding Succinate--hydroxymethylglutarate CoA-transferase, producing the protein MLRSTTAGTIRSLSASRAYIARPLARPFSAIHPAGDDRPLSGIKVVDLTRILAGPTATMMMIESPGTGDDTRNFAPPIAQIPDDADVPRRDLPAESAYFLQANRNKRSITLNLKSKEGQEIVHKLVKDADVLVENYVPGKLEAFGLGYEQVRKINPKLIYCSVTGYGSTGPYASAPGYDVVIEAEAGFMHITGERDGPPVKVGVAVTDILTGHYAHSAVLAALIKRGKTGVGSRVEASLFESQIASLVNIGANYLIGGEEATRWGTSHPSIVPYQVFPCKGGWIMVSAGNNKQWAILCGPEVFNKPEWIDDPRFNSNNQRVANRGELIPLINEVLSHHTKDEWVEKLTGKGLPFAPINNIAQTFAHPQAKARKVVEEIDHPRAGKIKLAAAPVSYDGKKPKIYRAPPYLGQHTEEVLKGLGYSDAEVASLQDKKVV; encoded by the exons ATGCTCCGCTCAACCACAGCCGGCACGATCCGCTCCCTgtccgcgtcgcgcgcgtacatcgcgcgcccgctcgcgcgccccTTCTCGGCCATCCACCCCGCTGGCGACGACCGGCCACTGTCGGGCATCAAGGTCGTGGATTTGACCCGTATCCTCGCCGGACCGACcgcgacgatgatgatg ATCGAGTCGCCCGGAACAGGAGACGACACGCGCAACTTTGCGCCGCCGATCGCGCAGATTccagacgacgccgacgtgccccGCCGCGACCTGCCAGCAGAGTCGGCCTACTTCCTCCAGGCCAACCGCAACAAGCGATC CATCACGCTCAACCTCAAGAGCAAGGAGGGCCAGGAGATCGTGCACAAGCTggtcaaggacgccgacgtcctcgtcgagaacTA CGTTCccggcaagctcgaggcaTTCGGTCTCGGATACGAGCAGGTCCGCAAGATCAACCCGAAGCTCATTTACTGCTCGGTGACGGGTTACGGCTCGACGGGTCCgtacgcctcggcgcccggcTATGACGTCGtcatcgaggccgaggccggctTCATGCACATCACTGGCGAGCGTGACGGACCTCCCGTCAAG gtcggcgtcgccgtgacCGACATCCTCACGGGCCACTACGCCCACtcggccgtgctcgctgcgctgaTCAAGCGCGGTAAGACTGGTGTGGGatcgcgcgtcgaggcgagctTGTTCGAGTCGCAG ATCGCCTCGCTCGTCAACATTGGTGCCAACTACCTCATCGGCGGAGAGGAGGCAACGCGCTGGGGCACATCGCACCCCTCGATCGTCCCCTACCAGGTCTTCCCGTGCAAGGGCGGCTGGATCATGGTGTCGGCCGGTAACAACAAGCAGTGGGCGATCCTCTGCGGGCCCGAGGTGTTCAACAAGCCCGAGTGGATCGACGACCCGCGCTTCAACTCGAACAACCAGCGCGTGGCGAaccgcggcgagctcatcCCCCTCATCAACGAGGTGCTCAGCCACCACACCAAGGACGAATGGGTCGAGAAGCTGACCGGCAAGGG ACTGCCGTTCGCGCCGATCAACAACATTGCCCAGACGTTCGCCCACCCGCAGGCCAAGGCAcgcaaggtcgtcgaggagatcgaccaccctcgagctggcaagatcaagctcgccgcggcgccggtgtcttacgacggcaagaagccCAAG ATCTACCGCGCACCACCGTACCTTGGCCAGCACACCGAGGAGGTGCTCAAGGGCCTGGGCTACTCtgatgccgaggtcgcgtCGTTGCAAGACAAGAAGGTGGTGTAA
- the dnajb14 gene encoding DnaJ subfamily B member 14 — MTTSPTAPNTASAPSTHYAALELTPNATDAEIRKAYRRLALAQHPDRCSAADATERFQRLEHAYSILINPAARAKYDWELEDTCRIPRPPRRAPVAADPPPWANGGDGYGAAAMHDELERAASATRVGMPIPFLPFLALLNPALHDRVQADPSYAAMYLASQEPKFNEFRRDMFRDLMRGRR, encoded by the exons atGACCACAAGCCCAACAGCTCCAAACACCGCCTCCGCACCCAGCACGCACtatgccgcgctcgagctcacccCGAACGCGACCGACGCGGAGA TCCGCAAGGCGTACCGCCGCCTAgcgctcgcccagcaccCGGACCGCTGttccgccgccgacgcgacggaGCGCTtccagcgtctcgagc ACGCCTACTCGATCCTCAtcaaccccgccgcgcgcgcaaagTACGACtgggagctcgaggacacgTGCCGCAtcccgcgcccgccgcgccgcgcgccggtggCCGCCGACCCGCCCCCGTgggccaacggcggcgacgggtacggcgcggctgcgatgcacgacgagctcgagaggGCGGCCTCTGCCACTCGTGTGGGG ATGCCTATCCCGTTCCTCCCTTTCCTGGCCCTGCTGAACCCCGCCCTCCACGACCGCGTGCAGGCCGACCCATCCTACGCGGCCATGTACCTCGCGTCCCAGGAGCCCAAGTTTAACGAGTTCCGCCGCGACATGTTCCGCGACCTGATGCGCGGGCGCCGATAG
- the yjbQ gene encoding Serine/threonine-protein kinase ppk13 — protein MAAATSGWIVKPKRELKRTVRSTRSGSSRYPTVRVRLGPEPDKVALEPHDRRGTRLEVLALVGVGRHAAHTASVHLAVVVMEEVDERLGERVPGCCREGDIEVPPAMRHSTGGSSPAANLSRRDTNFSSSSERRMAPAGPRMGLDMGDTLAAVVLARRCIERKGGMKRMHGLKESDNESSRRLTRRGWVLIPPAVADRTGAPHCVCVRQAGSTALGARARAVHVATLGHLAARPFNPSPIQHAVHASQKQHHITAMNDNVAIALDRIKFYARDALVTVTQCICKPDATLKINGRSYKVEKLLGEGGFSFVYLIRDTSSGRLFALKKMLVTTGQEGVQAAMREAEAYRRFRHPNLIKLLDSAVVQDESADGKIIYLFLPFYQRGNLQDLMTQVSVTGNRVEENRLLRLFHGTCLGVRAMHQYRLPAVTASYPPTRDDDHEHLLGNQPELVFDAPEDEPGQEGELVPYAHRDIKPGNIILSDDDTPILMDFGSTIKARIDVQTRQQALLEQDIAAEHSTMPYRAPELFDVKTGKRLDEKVDIWSLGCTLYAVAYGMSPFETDGSSVAMAVLSGRYRHPAGYSERLTKLIDAMLVVDPTKRPDIQQVIDLTEAAIGSQQ, from the exons atggCTGCCGCGACATCTGGCTGGATCGTCAAGCCGAAGCGCGAGCTGAAGCGGACTGTAcggagcacgcgcagcgGGTCATCAAG GTATCCTACTGTCCGTGTACGTCTCGGACCTGAGCCCGACAAAGTCGCACTCGAGCCCCATGATCGTCGTGGTACCCGTCTCGAGGTGCTTGCTCTGGTCGGGGTTGGCCGCCACGCGGCCCACACGGCCAGTGTTCACCTGGCTGTGGTTGTCATGGAGGAAGTTGACGAACGACTCGGCGAACGCGTACCCGGATGTTGTCGAGAGGGCGATATCGAGGTC CCGCCGGCGATGCGGCACTCGACTGGCGGCTCGAGCCCAGCGGCAAACTTGTCGAGGAGGGACACAAACTtttcctcgtcgtccgagaggcggatggcgccggcggggccgaGAATGGGCCTGGACATGGGGGATACTCttgctgctgttgtgctTGCAAGACGGTGTATCGAGCGCAAGGGGGGGATGAAGCGCATGCACGGGTTGAAGGAGAGTGACAATGAGTCGAGCCGGCGCTTAACTCGACGAGGTTGGGTTTTGATCccccccgccgtcgctgaCCGCACTGGAGCCCCGCATTGTGTCTGCgtcaggcaggcaggcagcaccgctctcggcgcgcgcgcgcgcgcagtcCACGTTGCGACACTTGGCCATCTCGCTGCTCGACCATTCAATCCATCGCCCATTCAACACGCAGTGCATGCGTCCCAGAAACAACACCACATCACAGCCATGAACGACAACGTCGCTatcgcgctcgaccgcatCAAGTTCTATGCCCGCGATGCCCTCGTCACGGTCACACAG TGTATCTGCAAGCC TGATGCAACGCTCAAGATCAATGGCAGGTCGTACAAGGTCGAGAAGCTCCTCGGAGAAGGCGGCTTCTCGTTCGTCTACCTCATCCGCGACACCTCGTCCGGCCGCCTCTTCGCGCTCAAGAAGATGCTCGTGACGACGGGACAGGAGGGCGTCCAGGCCGCcatgcgcgaggccgaggcgtaTCGGCGGTTCAGGCACCCCAACCTCATCAagctgctcgactcggcggtGGTGCAGGACGAGTCCGCAGATGGCAAGATCATCTACCT CTTCCTCCCCTTCTACCAGCGCGGCAACCTCCAGGACCTGATGACCCAGGTGTCGGTCACGGGCAACCGTGTCGAGGAGAACCGCCTCCTGCGCCTCTTCCACGGCACGTGTCTTGG CGTGCGCGCCATGCACCAGTACCGCCTGCCGGCCGTCACCGCGTCGTACCCGCCAAcacgagacgacgaccacgagcaCCTGCTCGGAAACCAGCCCGAGCTCGTGTTTGACGCACCAGAAGACGAGCCCGGgcaggagggcgagctcgtgccgtATGCGCACCGTGACATCAAGCCTGG CAACATTATCCTCTCAGATGACGACACCCCCATCCTCATGGACTTTGGCTCGACGATCAAGGCCCGCATCGACGTGCAGACCCGGCAACAGgccctgctcgagcaggACATTGCGGCCGAGCACTCGACCATGCCATATCGTGCGCCCGAGCTGTTCGATGTCAAGACGGGCAAGCGTTTGGACGAGAAGGTTGACATCTGG TCGCTTGGCTGCACGCTCTATGCCGTCGCGTACGGCATGTCACCGTTCGAGACGGACGGCTCGTCTGTCGCCATGGCCGTGCTGTCGGGACGATACCGCCACCCCGCGGGCTACTCTGAGCGCCTGACCAAGCTCATTGACGCcatgctcgtcgtcgacccgaCCAAGCGTCCCGACATTCAGCAG GTAATCGATCTCACGGAAGCGGCGATTGGCAGCCAACAATAG
- the SPCC645.10 gene encoding Putative CCA tRNA nucleotidyltransferase 2, with the protein MRFIPPLRSIHRLASTTAARVSPMSRPILGPAGAIRLSDDEEKFVSLLDKFAAGLEPPVECRIAGGWVRDKLLALPSHDLDIALSTTSGYAFAESFVNFLHDNHSQVNTGRVGRVAANPDQSKHLETGTTTIMGLECDFVGLRSETYTDSRIPDQVTLGTPEEDAIRRDLTINSLFYNVHSRQVEDWTRHGLDDLEKKIARTPLPPRQTYLDDPLRVLRTVRFSSRFGLTIQPDVAAAIKEEDIQAALRTKVSRERVGIETYKMIEKNAIGSAELIDTLGLHSSIYMWPTEPPHPRGEAIAAARVLDVLLKREELVSAAPASTSSPLLWLAAAVSPYRGAITQVKTKDKPVVGVIIAESLKLSAAITDSVAHLFEAADLLDPKLQTGSRSDIGVVLQHPAVRPWQQSFVWAIAQRIVPTWQGTWAPEHEAILQSFLALKARIVELGLPEAIDLAPLLDGKEVLKLLDLRPSPLLKVLLDGVNVWQLDHPSGTKEECASWLLAEWNGEGRAKFEASVVTINKTGKQRKPKEPKGETKPKEPKGGDAKRKP; encoded by the exons ATGCGCTTCATCCCCCCCTTGCGCTCGATACACCGTCTTGCAagcacaacagcagcaaGAGTATCCCCCATGTCCAGGCCCATTCtcggccccgccggcgccatccgcctctcggacgacgaggaaaAGTTTGTGTCCCTCCTCGACAAGTTTGCCGCTGGGCTCGAGCCGCCAGTCGAGTGCCGCATCGCCGGCGGCTGGGTGCGGGACAAG ctcctcgcgctccctTCTCACGACCTCGATATCGCCCTCTCGACAACATCCGGGTACGCGTTCGCCGAGTCGTTCGTCAACTTCCTCCATGACAACCACAGCCAGGTGAACACTGGCCGTGTGGGCCGCGTGGCGGCCAACCCCGACCAGAGCAAGCACCTCGAGACGGGTACCACGACGATCATGGGGCTCGAGTGCGACTTTGTCGGGCTCAGGTCCGAGACGTACACGGACAGTAGGATACCTGACCAGGTG ACCCTCGGCACGCCAGAGGAAGACGCCATTCGCCGGGACCTGACGATCAACTCGTTGTTCTACAATGTCCACTCGCGCCAGGTGGAGGACTGGACGcgccacggcctcgacgacctggagAAGAAGATTGCCCGCACGCCACTCCCCCCGCGCCAGACGTACCTTGATGACCcgctgcgcgtgctccgTACAGTCCGCTTCAGCTCGCGCTTCGGCTTGACGATCCAGCCAGATGTCGCGGCAGccatcaaggaggaggaTATCCAGGCGGCGCTGAGGACAAAGGTcagccgcgagcgcgtcggcatcgagacGTACAAGATGATCGAGAAGAACGCTATCGGGTCGGCCGAGCTCATCGACACCCTCGGTCTCCACTCGTCGATCTACATGTGGCCGACTGAgccgccgcacccgcgcGGAGAGGCGATCGCCGCTGCCCGGGTTCTGGATGTGCTCCTTAAGCGGGAAGAGCTTGTCTCGGCGGCTCCTGCGTCTACCTCGTCCCCCCTGCTCTGGCTCGCAGCCGCCGTGAGCCCATACCGCGGCGCGATCACTCAGGTAAAGACCAAGGAcaagcccgtcgtcggcgtcatcatTGCCGAGTCGCTCAAGCTCTCGGCTGCGATCACCGACTCGGTCGCGCACCTCTTCGAGGCGGCGGATCTTCTCGACCCGAAGCTCCAAACCGGCTCCCGGTCTGACATTGGCGTCGTGCTCCAGCACCCGGCTGTCCGCCCATGGCAGCAGAGCTTTGTGTGGGCTATTGCGCAGCGCATCGTCCCAACGTGGCAGGGCACCTGGGCGCCAGAACACGAGGCGATCCTGCAGtccttcctcgcgctcaaggcgcgcatcgtcgagctcggcctccccgAGGCGatcgacctcgcgccgctcctcgacggcaaggaggtgcTCAAGCTTCTCGACCTCCGCCCCAGCCCACTGCTCAAggtgctcctcgacggcgtcaacgTGTGGCAGCTCGACCACCCGTCAGGCACCAAGGAGGAGTGCGCTTCGTGGCTGTTGGCAGAATGGAACGGCGAAGGTCGCGCAAAGTTCGAAGCCTCCGTGGTGACCATTAACAAGACGGGCAAGCAGCGCAAGCCGAAGGAGCCGAAGGGTGAGACCAAGCCCAAGGAGcccaagggcggcgacgccaagcgcaagccATAG
- the yjbQ gene encoding UPF0047 protein YjbQ, giving the protein MPWQKTFRLPAHTKGMHLVTRDVLREVEEGLKGVEIGVFTLNCLHTSAGLTVNENADPSVRTDMDMALDRIVPESFPWEHTDEGPDDSVSHLKTSLVGNSITLPISKGKLVLGTWQGIYLAEFRYSGAGWGGRGEGRKVVATILP; this is encoded by the exons ATGCCCTGGCAAAAGACCTT ccgccTCCCGGCCCACACGAAGGGCATGCACCTCGTCACGCGCGACGtcctgcgcgaggtcgaggaaggcctGAAGGGCGTCGAGATTGGCGTGTTCACCCTCAACTGCCTGCACACGAGCGCGGGGCTGACT GTGAACGAGAACGCCGACCC GTCGGTGCGCACTG ATATGGACATGGCGCTCGACCGTATCGTGCCCGAGTCGTTCCCCTGGGAACACACGGACGAGGGGCCAGA cgACTCCGTGTCCCACCTCAAGACCTCCCTCGTGGGCAACAGCATCACCCTCCCCATCtccaagggcaagctcgtcctcggtaCCTGGCAGGGCATCTACCTCGCCGAGTTCCGCTACTCTGGTGCCGGgtggggcgggcgcggcgaggggcgcaAGGTGGTCGCGACGATCCT GCCATGA
- the FEN2_6 gene encoding Pantothenate transporter FEN2 gives MSLEKDKKDPLDSPGLDAVPVLLSPPAAEPQRTWRSIIWPSLDLPKEEARFLLKLDLTLLSSAALGVTIRYLDQVNLINGSGMKEDLELFGKELNYAAAFWSAGYVFGQIPSNLILTRVNTSLYVAFLEFAWTVATFATAGIKTTNHLYAVRFLVGLFEAGHFGAVIYVCSSWFKPHELARRNTIIQVATQIGPLFSGFLMAAVYSGLNGKLGLAGWRWLFIICGVISLPCVAWTAIAMPKLPSRSKPNWLFSAREIEIGRQRVNPADLKIHEGWFKWRDVLKWHTTWHAWLFPLYFLFIVQLGQSGGSMIFWVKSYNVKGQKPVFSVAQINLIPLGINILNIFCALTASWIADNLPGARRWPVLVGANLLATVFPIALAATPVHPVHKGSRWALYYLTALGTCTGGIIWTAVNETSRHDPEKRAYVSALMNAIGNLFQAWIPIFTFPANKQPYIVTGNYVNAGFAFGGVLISLVIAYFDERERRRRAAEGEEGAGGADTAVDVKGI, from the exons atgtcgctcgagaaggacaagaaggaccccctcgactcgcccggcctcgacgccgtgcccgtgcTTCTCTCGCCCCCAGCAGCCGAGCCACAGCGTACCTGGCGCTCGATCATCTGGCCAT cgctcgacctgccgaaggaggaggcccgcttcctcctcaagctcgacctcaccctcctctcgtctgccgcgctcggcgtgacTATCCGCTACCTCGATCAGGTCAACCTCATTAACGG CTCGGGCATGAAGGAGGACCTGGAGCTGTTCGGCAAGGAGCTGAACTACGCCGCGGCCTTCTGGTCGGCGG GCTACGTCTTCGGCCAGATCCCGTCCAACCTGATCCTCACGCGCGTCAACACGTCGCTGTACGTCGCGTTCCTCGAGTTCGCGTGGACGGTGGCGACGTTCGCGACGGCGGGCATCAAGACCACGAACCACCTGTACGCTGTGCGGTTTTTGGTTGGGCTGTTCGAGGCGGGCCACTTTGGCGCGGTGATCTACGTCTGCAGCTCGTGGTTCAAGCCGCatgagctcgcgcgccgcaacACGATCATCCAGGTCGCGACGCAGATCGGGCCGCTGTTCTCGGGGTTCCTCATGGCGGCGGTGTACTCGGGTTTGAACGGCAAGCTGGGCTTggcgggctggcgctggctgtTCAT CATCTGCGGCGTCATCTCCCTCCCGTGTGTGGCGTGGACGGCGATCGCGATGCCCAAGCTCCCCTCACGCTCCAAGCCCAACTGGCTCTTCTCGGCCCGCGAGATCGAGATCGGCAGGCAGAGAGTCAACCCGGCGGACCTCAAGATCCACGAGGGGTGGTTCAAGTGGCGCGACGTGCTGAAGTGGCATACGACGTGGCACGCGTGGctgt TCCCGCTCTACTTCCTCTTCATCGTCCAACTCGGCCAGTCCGGCGGCTCCA TGATCTTCTGGGTCAAGAGCTACAACGTCAAGGGCCAGAAGCCCGTGTTCAGCGTGGCGCAGATCAACCTCATCCCGCTGGGG ATCAACATCCTCAACATCTTCTGCGCGCTCACAGCGTCCTGGATCGCAGACAACCTTcccggcgcgcgtcgctggcccgtgctcgtcggcgcgaaCCTGCTCGCGACCGTGTTTCCtatcgcgctcgccgcgacgCCTGTGCACCCGGTGCATAAGGGGTCGCGATGGGCCTTGTACT ACCTCACGGCGCTCGGCACGTGTACCGGCGGAATCATCTGGACGGCGGTCAACGAGACGAGCCGGCACGACCCTGAGAAGCGGGCGTATGTCTCGGCCCTG ATGAACGCCATTGGAAACCTCTTCCAGGCGTGGATCCCGATCTTCACCTTCCCAGCCAACAAGCAACC GTACATCGTGACGGGCAACTACGTCAACGCGGGGTTCGCcttcggcggcgtgctcatcTCGCTCGTGATCGCGTACTTTGACGagcgggagcggcggcgccgagccgctgagggtgaggagggggccggcggggcagACACGGCTGTGGACGTCAAGGGGATCTAA
- the psiT2 gene encoding Major facilitator-type transporter psiT2 yields MFSRPSPYATPLPYAQVAVLMGVRLAEPIAYTIIFPFINQMIDELGVTDNPDRIGFYSGLVESAFAFVQVFTVYHWAKLSEGRDFKQFVVGWVGCATLRQQLADARSGLATNFWTMLFFRCLSGALNGNVAVIKASLGEITDETNSTDAFALYALTWTVGSILGTALGGALAHPVQRWPGLFGSWDVFRRHPYWLPCLVSAGCTLVGIIFAAAVYRESLPSKQHQHTSTRTIFSYRQHAILPGDGRQGSRHAPSRSDASDATAVSHDESVPMSPVSTKTRLDEEAGGVDEPLLGGAAHHHRTWGFWELCAHRPVRISNLALFLNSFVSGSWGAASLLFFYDRKNGLAMSTSAIGGALAVNGLWTIAAQLLILTRLRLALGLNRAYVLLTAGWIPVWLLLPLLRRVLEASETPNSEGKYADTRGWVVTIAVNALLSLVTLVTLNNSLLMVVVNNSTPDRAALGAVNGISTAVGSLARVVGPSLVSVLFAVSMDRGALGGRLWWVFMLAMSALNLGAGLLVPNEAATLRNEYDEDEYGDEDEDEDEDGSESLDGVMVAPGTPARRGTHPIPG; encoded by the exons ATGTTCAGCCGGCCGTCTCCGTacgccacgccgctgccTTATGCGCAGGTCGCGGTGCTCATGGGCGTGCGGCTTGCCGAGCCGA TCGCATACACCATCATCTTCCCATTCATCAACCAGATgatcgacgagctgggcgtgaCGGATAACCCGGACAGGATAGGCTTCTACTCTGGGCTTGTT GAATCAGCCTTCGCCTTCGTCCAAGTCTTCACTGTGTATCACTGGGCCAAGCTGTCCGA GGGTCGTGATTTCAAGCAGTTTGTTGTGGGTTGGGTTGGCTGTGCCACGCTACGACAGcagctcgctgacgctcgcagcggcctcgcgacAAACTTCTGGACCATGCTCTTCTTCCGCTGCCTCTCGGGCGCGCTGAACGGCAACGTGGCGGTCATCAAAGCCTCCCTCGGGGAAATCACCGACGAGACGAACAGCACcgacgcgttcgcgctcTACGCCCTCACGTGGACAGTAGGCTCGATCCTCGGCactgcgctcggcggcgcgctcgcgcaccccGTGCAGCGGTGGCCGGGGCTCTTTGGCAGCTGGGACGTGTTCCGGCGGCATCCTTACTGGTTGC CCTGCCTCGTCTCCGCCGGGTGcaccctcgtcggcatcatcTTCGCAGCGGCAGTGTACCGCGAGTCCCTGCCGTCcaagcagcaccagcacacGTCCACGCGCACAATCTTCAGCTATCGCCAGCATGCGATCCTGcccggcgacgggcggcagGGCAGCAGgcacgcgccgagccgctcggACGCGTCAGACGCGACGGCCGTGTCGCACGACGAGAGCGTGCCCATGTCGCCTGTGAGCACCAAGACGcggctggacgaggaggccggcggcgtcgacgagccgctgcttggcggcgcggcgcaccaccaccgtaCCTGGGGCTTCTGGGAGCTGTGCGCTCACCGCCCCGTGCGGATCTCCAACCTCGCCCTGTTCCTCAACTCGTTTGTGTCGGGGTCGTGGGGCGCCGCGTCGTTGCTCTTCTTTTATGATCGGAAGAA CGGCCTCGCCATGTCG ACCTCTGCTATCGGCGGTGCACTGGCCGTCAACGGTCTGTGGACGATcgcggcgcagctgctcATCCTGACAAGGCTGCGGCTCGCGTTGGGCCTGAACCGCGCGTATGTGCTGCTCACGGCGGGCTGGATCCCCGTGTGGCTGCTCTTGCCTCTGCTCCGGCGGGTGCTCGAGGCGTCCGAGACCCCCAACAGCGAGGGCAAGTACGCCGACACGCGGGGCTGGGTCGTGACTATCGCTGTGAATGCGCTTTTGTCGCTCGTGACCCTCGTCACGCTCAACAACTCGCTCCTCATGGTCGTGGTCAACAACTCGACGCCGGACCGCGCGGCCCTGGGCGCGGTCAACGGCATCAGTACCGCCGTGGGcagcctcgcgcgcgtcgtcggcccgaGCCTCGTCAGTGtc CTCTTCGCCGTCTCGATGGACCGCGGCGCCCTCGGAGGCCGCCTCTGGTGGGTCTTCATGCTGGCCATGTccgcgctcaacctcggcgcgggcctGCTCGTGCCCAACGAAGCTGCCACCCTGCGTAacgagtacgacgaggacgagtacggagacgaggacgaggacgaagatGAGGACGGAAGCGAGAGTCTGGATGGCGTCATGGTTGCCCCGGGTActccggcacggcgcggcacTCACCCCATTCCGGGTTAA
- the ydhJ gene encoding putative protein YdhJ: MTTTAATASTTAAAASAPKPNPPTAHGELDLELPLAHLAPPNTAVRTGHFQTLRPTSSGLEIKDAIHGTHVLHEPVLLSLLASEPLRRLAGVHQHGVTGLVGLTAPVSRLEHSLGALLLVRAVGGSLEEQVAALLHDVSHTVLSHVVDAAFPKGPRGSFHEDNKARYVATTELPALLAAHGYATAGGTAGVLDEEAYPLVERPAPRLCADRLDYGLRDAVAFGKLSLSHARAVVADLVAFPSATAPDRVLALSDAELALTLARAYGQCDADVWANPAHVVMYRRTGALILSMVESGRVAEAELWALSDDEFWAALRARATDEERKTLDSLENEVPEGQGLSKRTKIRTLDPDVVVGSAASPLSSVRPEWGVERAAYIRQREAERR, encoded by the coding sequence ATGACGAcaacagcagcgacggcgagcacaacggcggcggcggcgtcggccccGAAGCCGAACCCGCCAACGGcgcacggcgagctcgacctcgagctcccactagcccacctcgccccgcccaaCACGGCAGTGAGGACAGGCCACTTCCAGACCCTGCGTCCCACCTCCTCCGGGCTCGAAATCAAAGACGCGATCCACGGCACGCACGTCCTGCACGAGCCCGTCCtgctgtcgctgctcgcctcggagccgctccgccgcctcgcagGGGTACACCAGCACGGCGTGACGGGCCTCGTGGGCCTCACCGCCCCCGTCTCCCGCCTCGAacactcgctcggcgcgctgctcctcgtccgcgccgtcggcggcagcctcgaggAACAGGTCGCTGCGCTCCTGCACGACGTGAGCCATACCGTGCTCTCGCATGTTGTCGACGCTGCATTCCCCAAGGGCCCGCGAGGAAGCTTTCACGAGGATAACAAGGCGCGCTATGTCGCCACGACCGAGTTgcccgcgctgctcgcggccCACGGGTACGCCACGGCaggcggcaccgccggcgtgctcgatgAAGAAGCCTAcccgctcgtcgagcgccccgcgccgcgactGTGTGCCGACAGGCTAGACTacggcctgcgcgacgccgtggccTTCGGCAAGCTGAGCCTgtcgcacgcgcgcgccgtcgtcgccgacctcgtcgcgttcCCTAGCGCGACAGCGCCAGaccgcgtgctcgcgctgtcggacgccgagctggccctcaccctcgcgcgcgcataCGGGCAgtgcgacgccgacgtgtgGGCCAACCCTGCCCATGTGGTCATGTACCGCCGCACCGGCGCGCTCATCCTGTCCATGGTCGAGAGCGGGCgcgtggccgaggcggagctcTGGGCGCTGTCAGACGACGAGTTCTGGGCCGCGCTGCGGGCGAGAgcgaccgacgaggagcggaAAACACTGGATAGCCTCGAGAACGAGGTGCCCGAGGGCCAGGGGCTCAGTAAGCGCACGAAAATCCGCACGCTCGATCCCGATGTCGTCGTTGGCAGCGCTGCGAGCCCGCTCAGCTCTGTTCGACCCGAGTGGGGggtcgagcgggcggcgTACATCCGCCAGAgggaggccgagcggcggtag